From Candidatus Hydrogenedentota bacterium, one genomic window encodes:
- a CDS encoding sulfatase has product MRSISFSRRRFLGVTAGGCISLALGKRADASRVPNVIFAFSDEHRWQSMPFTEMPEVRAPNMERIAREGTEFTHCISNYPVCTPYRAMLLTGRWPYRTGMIDNNLQLRPEEETIAKAFKAAGYRTGYIGKWHLGGLRAEPFGFDTSLIWTGSKGHSQSKCHVADGPPVEMKGYAPPLMTDQALTFMDQERDKPFFLMLSWIPPHSPFRDVPDEFKAMYPKGSLPRRPNVPEAIAKEGVEGPIWGNNGWEDFQGYNAHITAIDRELGRLLEALEKKGLADNTILVYSSDHGSMFGSHGVGSKRQPYEESIRVPFLVRAPGRVPAGKKVDALFGAIDIMPTLCGMAGVDAPTGLDGQDFSPWMRGESGPDPESAFIMHISKKNASGGDEHPAPLFRGLRTKQHTFAVLGEGGGLLFDNTADPYQMKNLFGDPAHEPKREQLKGMLRDWLARAVDPYEL; this is encoded by the coding sequence GTGAGGAGCATTTCCTTTTCGCGGCGGCGTTTCCTGGGCGTAACGGCAGGCGGATGCATTTCATTGGCGTTGGGGAAGCGCGCAGACGCGTCGCGCGTTCCCAACGTTATCTTTGCCTTCAGCGACGAGCACCGGTGGCAGTCCATGCCATTCACGGAAATGCCGGAAGTCCGTGCGCCGAACATGGAGCGCATCGCCCGCGAAGGCACGGAGTTTACGCACTGCATCAGCAATTACCCCGTGTGCACGCCCTATCGAGCCATGTTATTGACGGGACGATGGCCGTACCGAACAGGAATGATCGACAACAACCTGCAGCTCCGCCCCGAAGAAGAGACGATTGCGAAGGCGTTCAAGGCCGCGGGTTATCGGACCGGCTACATTGGAAAGTGGCATTTGGGTGGGCTCCGCGCGGAGCCATTTGGATTTGACACGTCATTGATTTGGACGGGCAGCAAAGGCCATAGCCAAAGCAAGTGCCACGTCGCCGACGGTCCACCGGTTGAGATGAAGGGATATGCGCCGCCCCTGATGACGGACCAAGCTCTCACGTTCATGGACCAGGAGCGCGACAAGCCCTTCTTCTTGATGCTTTCGTGGATTCCACCGCATTCACCGTTCCGCGATGTGCCGGATGAATTCAAGGCGATGTATCCCAAGGGATCGTTGCCGCGCCGGCCGAATGTGCCTGAGGCCATCGCCAAGGAAGGTGTGGAAGGTCCTATCTGGGGCAATAACGGCTGGGAAGATTTCCAGGGTTATAACGCGCATATCACGGCGATTGACCGCGAGTTGGGACGTCTGTTGGAGGCGCTGGAAAAGAAGGGCCTTGCGGACAACACGATATTGGTCTACTCATCCGATCACGGGAGCATGTTCGGGTCGCACGGTGTGGGGAGCAAGCGGCAACCCTACGAGGAATCCATACGCGTGCCGTTTCTCGTTCGCGCACCGGGCCGTGTCCCGGCGGGGAAGAAAGTAGATGCGCTGTTCGGGGCCATCGACATCATGCCCACGCTGTGTGGCATGGCAGGAGTAGACGCACCGACCGGACTGGATGGGCAGGATTTCTCTCCGTGGATGCGTGGCGAATCCGGCCCCGACCCCGAATCGGCGTTTATCATGCACATTTCGAAGAAGAACGCCTCGGGCGGCGACGAACACCCCGCGCCGTTGTTCCGTGGACTCCGTACCAAGCAGCACACCTTCGCGGTGCTCGGGGAAGGCGGCGGGCTGTTGTTCGACAACACGGCAGATCCCTATCAGATGAAGAATCTCTTTGGCGATCCTGCACATGAACCGAAACGCGAGCAGTTGAAGGGTATGCTACGCGACTGGTTGGCACGGGCTGTCGACCCCTACGAGCTCTGA
- a CDS encoding PadR family transcriptional regulator, giving the protein MNAEFSVDNWATQLRKGLLELCILNIVAQEEVYGYDLVKRLTELPGLGIAEGSIYPLLSRMRKVGLLTARLEESPSGPARKYYALTPEGRLCWERMNGHWDNLARGIQGLRNGGGKS; this is encoded by the coding sequence ATGAACGCAGAATTCAGCGTAGACAACTGGGCCACACAACTCCGTAAGGGGTTGCTGGAGCTGTGCATACTCAACATCGTCGCCCAGGAAGAGGTCTACGGATACGATTTGGTAAAGCGGCTGACGGAACTGCCGGGTCTTGGAATTGCGGAAGGGTCCATCTATCCCCTTTTGTCCCGCATGCGCAAAGTGGGACTTCTCACTGCGCGGCTGGAGGAGTCTCCTTCGGGTCCCGCGCGCAAGTACTACGCGCTGACGCCGGAGGGCCGGCTGTGTTGGGAGCGGATGAATGGACACTGGGACAACTTAGCACGGGGGATACAAGGACTACGGAACGGAGGCGGTAAATCATGA